The genomic window TCCTATACTggttatttctttcaccaaagtTGTGGGCATCTGGGAGAATATATTGTATCTATAGGGTGAAGAGGGAATTTTCCATGCTTTGCTGTTTAATCAAATTCCTTTTGCtttgaataaatgtattttttggtTTGGTCTGCATcagtgagggtttttttttttaatgtagttttGAATAGATATTGGCTCAAAGTGTACTCCAAACTTGTGAAAGTTTTCATGGGACCCAGATTGGAGACTGTATCAGGCTACACCCTAGATACATCTTATATAGGAATTCAGTACAGACTTATTTACTTACAAATTCAATTTCCAGTCCTGGTAGGATACTACCCCACAGCACCGTAGGCCGATTTGTATTTCATCCAAGAGAAAACGTAGGTCTGAGTCATCCTGGTAACGAGTAATGGCCACTAGCATAGCATTATCCAGTGTATTCTGGAGCTGGTCCCATAAAGCATATAACAGGATTCCTGCCAAAGTCTCTAGAATCAAGAAAGTGAAGATACCGCCAGCAAAGAACCAAAGAAGACAGGTGTTTTCACAGAGGGCCCCTACACAACCTGCTAGGGATACAACACTGATTGCCAGCCCCACCACCACAAACAGCAACATTGGGTCGGTACCCAGGTGGGGCAGCTGCTCACTCCCCAATGACTCTTTATCTGCCAACCCCCAGAGTCCCACCACTAATGTCAGCAAaccaagaagagagaaaaggaagttgaGGAGGAAGATCAAATACTTGATGCAGCTACTccaaaaattaagaggaaaagggAGGCCTCCTTGGAGAGCCAGAGCAGAATGCCACTTTTCACTTTGAGGAAGGCAACCCCAACCAGAGGGAGCTCCATTATGTTTCTTTGGGACTGATTCCAGGACTCTCACAGTATGATTGCAAGACAAGGATGGTGATTCATCACACCCAGCTTCCTAGACAGGGaggaaatacaataaaactttattaatgACTTGATCCCATTAATTTAGAATTTGTGATGAATAGGACAGGGGCTGAAATGAAGTTTGCTGTTGCAATTATCTAAGAAAGAagagcaattaggtggcacagtggatagagtgccaggtattggagtcaagaagactcatcctcttgagttcaaatctggcctcagacacttattagctatgtgaacaggagaaggaaatggcaaatcattccagtatctctgccaagaaaactccagatggagTTGCAGTGAGtaggatataaatagaaaacaacaagaagaaagaaagaagagttggCTAAGTAAGATAATGGTGTAAATAAGATTTTGAGAAGAATGGTCAAGCAGAACTGTTGGAAGTTTCTTTTCCTGAATCAGTTCCTAGCTCAAGGGCTGAgagtattttaatttgttttcaattaatCAGATTTAGGATGCTACATGAACATTGAAAGAATGTATTAGATACCAAGATCAACCCTCTATGCAGAgttctatttaaataattaaatatgaaaaacttGAGGGTTACCTCCCTCGAGGTGATAAGGGGCACTCTGCCCTGGCTCTCCAAGGAGGCCTCCCATTTCCTCTtaaatactaataaaattataAGATCTCTAATTAACCCTTTCAtattacaagtgaagaaactgaggcccagagatgatttttgtcttgaatttttttaattaacaaaaaaccattttctctcccttctctacattaaaaacaatcaaacaaaccCTCATAAGAAATATGCACactcaagcaaaacaaataactGTATTTGTCATGTCcaagaacttattttttaattcatactttaagtctatcacctctctgtcGGGAGgtaggtagcatgtttcatcactggtcttctggaatcatcgttaattattttattgatcgCAATTCTAATGTCTTTACATAGTTATTACTGTATCTCATTCTTCTGATTCTAttcactttattctgcatcaattcatgcaagtcttccaaagttctctgaaatcattcctttcctcatttcttccttacaacacaatagtattctattacatttatatgccataatttattcaatcattcctcagttgaaaGGCACTTAAGATTTCAATTCTTTCCtagttgatttttatattttaata from Macrotis lagotis isolate mMagLag1 chromosome 2, bilby.v1.9.chrom.fasta, whole genome shotgun sequence includes these protein-coding regions:
- the TSPAN10 gene encoding tetraspanin-10, with translation MVEDERTQLLPKEAGCDESPSLSCNHTVRVLESVPKKHNGAPSGWGCLPQSEKWHSALALQGGLPFPLNFWSSCIKYLIFLLNFLFSLLGLLTLVVGLWGLADKESLGSEQLPHLGTDPMLLFVVVGLAISVVSLAGCVGALCENTCLLWFFAGGIFTFLILETLAGILLYALWDQLQNTLDNAMLVAITRYQDDSDLRFLLDEIQIGLRCCGVVSYQDWKLNLYFNCSSPGIQACGLPASCCINPWENGTIINSQCGLGALLLDEATAQNIVYIEGCSSRLRQWLDQNSWVIRDYLLVTSLIEGLEFLLVNKLIRDIKVRKSCN